The Chryseobacterium aureum genome contains a region encoding:
- a CDS encoding class I SAM-dependent methyltransferase: MVKLLNKEVQHYINANLKTDLHSLLLKKSPFPEVSMQEIVQQIKGKQVAERKFPFLLKEGILFPPQLSLEQSSSEKTALYKSGILKGKKFIDLTSGFGIDAYYLSQNFDNITLVEQNTGLLKIVENNWAVLDRKATFINLKLEDFLDENQEHFDVIYLDPARRDEQKNKVFLLEDLSPDILEIQEKLRSFSNQVVIKLSPLIDLKYLVSVLPGISGIDIIALKNDVKEVVVFLSNENTGKIICNCVNLDSGESVFSFTFGEEETAESEYSEPENYIYIPNHSILKAGAFNLISQKFSLKKLHPNSHLYTSAEKVGNFPGRILEMESVDSKSIKKKGQFNIIAKNYPLKPEEIKKKYGLKDGGDQYLIFTQSKKGKIILKSV, from the coding sequence GTGGTTAAATTATTAAATAAAGAAGTACAGCACTATATCAATGCAAATCTAAAAACAGATCTGCACTCATTGTTATTAAAAAAATCCCCATTTCCAGAAGTTTCCATGCAGGAAATTGTTCAGCAGATCAAAGGAAAACAGGTCGCAGAGAGAAAATTTCCGTTTCTTTTAAAAGAAGGTATTCTTTTTCCGCCGCAGCTTAGCCTGGAGCAGTCGTCATCAGAAAAAACGGCTCTTTACAAATCTGGAATTCTCAAAGGAAAGAAATTCATTGATCTCACGAGCGGTTTTGGGATTGATGCCTATTATCTTTCTCAAAATTTTGACAATATTACTTTAGTAGAACAGAATACCGGGCTTTTAAAGATTGTTGAAAATAACTGGGCTGTCTTAGATCGTAAGGCAACATTCATCAACCTTAAGCTTGAAGACTTTTTAGATGAAAATCAAGAGCATTTTGATGTTATTTACCTTGATCCGGCCAGAAGAGATGAGCAAAAAAACAAAGTTTTTCTTTTAGAAGACCTGTCGCCTGATATTCTCGAAATTCAGGAAAAACTACGATCATTTTCCAATCAGGTAGTTATTAAGCTGTCTCCCCTGATTGACCTTAAATACCTTGTTTCAGTGCTGCCGGGTATTTCAGGGATTGATATTATTGCCCTCAAAAATGATGTAAAAGAAGTGGTTGTATTTCTTTCCAACGAAAATACGGGTAAGATCATTTGTAATTGTGTGAACCTGGACAGCGGTGAATCTGTCTTCAGCTTTACATTTGGGGAAGAAGAAACAGCAGAATCGGAATATTCTGAACCGGAAAACTACATTTATATTCCCAATCATTCCATTTTGAAGGCTGGAGCCTTTAATTTGATCTCTCAAAAATTCAGTTTGAAAAAACTCCACCCCAACAGCCATCTTTACACTTCCGCTGAAAAAGTCGGAAATTTTCCGGGAAGGATATTGGAAATGGAATCTGTTGATTCTAAAAGCATTAAAAAGAAAGGGCAGTTTAATATCATTGCAAAAAATTACCCTCTAAAACCTGAAGAAATCAAAAAGAAATACGGTTTAAAAGACGGAGGAGATCAGTATCTTATTTTTACCCAGTCCAAAAAAGGGAAAATAATATTAAAATCAGTATAA